The DNA region TCTTGAACTTCATTGATAATGTAGGATATGTTCATTtgaaaccacaacaacaacaacaacagcaaagcgAAACTCCCAAATTGAGTGGTATGTGGgctttgctttttatttggcttttaGATTTTTCACCCCCATTATCCCTGGGTTGGCCGGGAAGGTTTGAAATCCgaaaacgaaaaaataaaatctgggaCGGGTAATGGTCAAATTTGGAGGTTCGGCTGGATTGTGCAAGAAATAAAGTTGCTTTTGTAACACTGTCACAATAAAGCAGCGAGGGCAAACTTTTGTGCTTAAGATTTTCAAAATTGAAAGTTGGGACACACTGCTTCAAAAGAAACTTCattaataaaaaacataaactatagctgtaaaataatttatcgtaataataaataatcattgCCATTTTTCTTATTTATAATGGGTTAATTGTATTGGTAATTGATTATCCAATCATttactataatttttttccaagccttgtaaaattgtttaaaaggTAATTTTATTCAGCACGACATGAAATAATtgagatgaatgaataaaaatcaaatagtGAAcataatataaattaaaaacaaattttagaggaaaaaatgaatatattttatttacccCGTTTTTTAAGCTACAATAAATTGGATGAAataaaagaattttaaaaaacatggtcttcattttgtttgacTAACATTCAGGAAGAAAGGTAAATTAGTCcgatttttattatgttttgtgTTATCAATTAACCAATTAATTATGTAATGATGTAGACAAAATGAGTAAATCAAATCTGGCTAGATTCATGCGTATTGTTTATTTTACCCTTTTTATATTTCACCAAAACTCAGTTAACTAGCTATTTGATGAGCTgtatgtacttaaaaaaaaaactaaaacaattgGATGCAAATGGAAATAAtcattttctgtagcgcttatcctcattttgaaatgataaattCCAACTCATCCgttttcgggaaaaaaaaaacctccaaatcAAAGTCCCGACGACACACACACGGGCTGTGCTTGCTCAGTACTCCCAGAGGGTGGCGCCCTCCACGGAGTCGGCGCTGGCCTTGAGGCCTCCGGCGCGGTCGCCCCTCAGGTACTTGCCCCCCACCACACGCACCGCCATCTTGTCCACGTCGCACAACTCAAAGAGAAAGCGAGCCCCCACGCCGTCGGCACTGCACGACACCGTTGCGTCCTCGCCCGCGCGCCACCACTTGCCCTCGCAGTCTCCAAGACAAAAAGgggcaagtgaaaaaaaaaaaaaaaaaagatttcaatttgatgaagaaaatgtgcctaattttggggaaaaaaaatttggataGGCTTGAAAAGTACGAAATGTTTCTTTCCTATTTTCctctagaaaatatttttgaaaggaAGTACAAAATTCAACtcttattttcattaaaaatatcataatataaatatattataatatattccagaaaaaaaatattttagttaaaaaatgtgcaaagttcaatatttttgaaaaaggttctataatttcaagaaaaaagttgcagatatttggggaaaacattttgtatttttctggttaaaaaaaaaagtgtattttgaatgaaaataattttttttttaaaaaaaaaggtgcatacCGTCCTGAGAAAAGTTTATTCctgaaaataacaataatatttcaattttaattattttgaaatactgtaagATTCCCTAGAAAGTTATTTCCTCCAAAAATTGCACTTTTGAAAGAaagtataaaaatacaaaaagtcatTAATTTATATacgttttttattattttcctttaaaaaaaatcctccatttaagaaaaaaattgcatattcTAGAAAAAGTATATCTGAGGAAAATTTGCCACTACGTTTGGcatatagttaaaaaaaatttgcatctTTTCCAGACAGGaagtttaattatttatttcattttccccaaaatggcatacattcaagaaaaaaagtgtatagcttaaagaaaaaaagttgcatatttgtattaaaaagcaatatttcagcaaaaaaaaatatcttaaaatAAATTTGGGGTGGCGGCCAATTCCGTCCCCTGCTTACCTTGGAGGGCATACGCCCTGTCCTGGAAGTGGAGGCGGAAGACGTCATAGGATGCCCGGTTGGAATCTAACGTGGCGCCGCCGGCTTTGCGGGCGCCGATGAAACCGTGCTCGCTGCGAAGGACGATGAGGGGCCGGTTGATGAGCTTCACGAAGAACTGTTCCGCGTCCCCTGAAGGCGACACCATCTGCGTTAGCCCTTAACAACAATGCAAGAATGCAACCCAACAAAAAACACCAGAAAGAAGTTGTACATTttccagaaatattttttatattttagagAGAAACTTGAAAAATTTTTTGAAGAAAAGTCATTACTTGAAAAACGTTatattttgaagatttttttggggggagaaaaacaatTCTCTATCAATGCAAAATGTGAGCAGAGGacgacaaaatacattttttccctcATCATTTTGCCCATCTCAGTCCTTTTGGAAAGCATCTTGGGAAAAGACATCATTCGATATTTTCGTAACTTTGGGTATCCGAAACCGAACATCGGAGGGACCTTTGTTATCGACAGTGGCGGCGAGTTGTCCGTTCTTCTTAGCCGTCACGTATTTTCCGTTCGCCGCACGTACGCAAACGTGACCGTCGCGCCACTCCAGTTCGAAGGAAGTGTTGGCAGACCTTTcgcaaaaaacacaacaaaaagggTTAGCACTACGTTTAACCCGCCAAATAGCCGAAGCTAACGTCTGTTACTTGTCGGCTTCGGCACACTGCAACCCGCCGGCGGGCGTCAGCGTCCAGCATTTGCCGGCTGACGTCTTCAAGGAGCACTTCCTGTCCTCGGGGCTCATCTCCAGCTGGAAGACTTCCTGGTCACCTTCCTCGTCCTGATTGGCCGACAGGTCCATGCCTGGAAAAGATGCCAGCTTGACTGAGGATTAATGTGTGcccaatttgtatttattgctCACGCTTGTAGTCAAATGTAATCTGTTTTATAACTACTGCAAAATCATTGCAAGTTTCGTTAGCCTATCTATGGCGTtttgataatatttttttagcatGAAGCTTTGGGACTGGTTTacttaaatacacaatgtataattctcaaagttgcattttgttttattttatggtaAACCTCAAATGGGAGTGGGATTAAAGTAAGGGTACaacaaatgattattttaataatcgaAAAAGCAGTTATTTGATGgattgattatatatatattttttaatttccaccCCCTTAGTAAAAAACAGGACATTTCATGTTGACAgtagaaaaaatacacacaaacttATTCTGACTCAGTTCTCGTTTGGCCGAGCGATAGTCGGTATCTCGAAAAACTCGCAAGTCAAGTCAATCGTAtctcgaggcaccactgtactgtatatcgcACTGTATCGCAGTAATAATGCAGGATTTCATGTCCAATTGAACCCAGTTGCCGTCACACCATTGAGTGGCGAATCGACCCAAAACACTTGACAACGCGTCTCCATTTAGTTCAATCCAGTCCGTCTCCATGACAACCTCTTTTCTCCTTcagtttaaaagaaataaaaatacaggagGCAACATTTAAGCCGTAGCAAGGATCCGTGTGATGAATTTGTGCAGagaatttttaataaatgtttgaatgttTCCAGAAAACGTTgttacataaaagaaaaaagtgtacattttctCGAACAAATTTGTTGATGCTCTAGAACTTTTAGGATTTGTAGAAAAAGCTGTATATTTTCTTGGGGAACGTGCCATATTGTAGAAAAACCAATCAGATATTTGAGGATTTCAAGCCACGGCTGAGGTTTCCAGTCTGGGTTTCGGTTTTAAGCAAAAGTTTCAAATGCTGAATGACGGTTTCCAGGGCAGTGTTAAGGTTTCAAGAGCAGGTTTGGGTTGACGAGCCCAGAACTGCTGCTGAACCCCGCTCCTTCCTTAATTTTGCCTTCTTTCCATCTTCGCTTCCTCCCTACATCCGAAAATGAGAACTGGCAGTGTATGTTGTTAAAATAATACGATTTTACAATAGTTTTAGCACCCTCCGAATATACTGTACCTTGCCTGGTGGAGACGTTCCTGCCATTCCCGGCGGTGAGCACCACCTGCGCGTGACTCCTCTCCAGGCCGAAGAGCTCGTCCTTCCCGACCCGGCACACCTTCCCGGACTTGAGCGTGCCGGCGGGGCCGGACGGCGCCAGGTAGCGGCCGGCCGCATCTCGGAAGGCCACCTTGCCGGAGCGGAACTCCAGCACGTAGCCGGTGTCCGGCCCGGGGGCTGCGGCCAGGCCGCCGTCGCTCCGCAGGAAGCGGTTGTCGGCCGTGCCCAGGTGGTAGCGCCGGTCCCGGTACACCAGGGTGATGAGCGCGTCCACGCCCCAGGGAGCGTCGCGGTCGGCGGATACCTCGCCGCGGGCGCCGCTCAGCCCGACGAAGCGCTTCCGCGCCGCGCTGTAGAGGTTCACCTGCGGGTGCACGGCCAGGTGGACGCTCCAAATCTCGGTCGGTGTGACGGCCTGGGCGTGGCAGGCTACGCGGTCCTCCGTGCCGCCGAGGTAGCGGCCGTGCGGCTCGGAGCGCAGCGACCAGCCACCGTTCGGCTGCGCCGCCAGGACGAAGCGGCAGTCGGCGCCGGCGCGCCCCTCGCTGTCCGCCGTCACGTTGCCGTGCCGGTCGGCGGCCAGGTAGCGGCCCAGGTGGGAGCGGAGGAAGACCGCGCCGCAGTCGCTGCCGTCGTCGCCGTCCTGCTCCAGAGTCCacgtctgcttcttcttcaggCTGACGGCCGACGCGTTGATCTTGTAGCCGAATGCCTCGGCCGTCAGGTACTTGTCCTCGCTGTTCACCAGACCCAGCGGGACACGCAGCAGCGAGCCGCCCGACCACTTGGACGACATGATGCGGGCGAGAGGGGGGAGGCAGGCACAGGAGTCGACTCGATGATGGAGAAGAGAAAAAATACGGAGAAGAGAAGGACGGTGGGTGGACGTCCCCAGCGGCAGAGCTGTACGACCGGCGTTTGAACAAGCTGCACACGccccacgggggggggggggggggggggttgcatgaAGACCACTGCAGTAGTCTTCACTCTTTGTGTGCTACCTTACGACGGGAGTTCCAATTTACCACGCTCTTGtttgcacagttttttttcattatagaCCAAAACTGtatttcatatactgtactcGCATATTCCTAACCATTTGAAACAATAACCATGTTTTGAAACCCCAATTTGGAACCTTCGCCCTGGGTTAAACTCAAATGTAAAACTAGTAGGCCAACTAACTCTATTTCTAAATCCTAAATCTGGTGTACCTCCCTCCCCCCTAATTTTAAAACCCGAAACCTATCATAAACCCTAACCTTGGTTTTGATAACCTAATTTAAAACACTAACCCTAGTTTCATTCGCCAACTGTCATAAAATTCATGACAGATAATAAGCGGATAATCCATGAATTGTatctcatttaaaatatttctttcatgtattttatgcatttttcacttttaaatgatCCTGCGGGCCGATCGAACGTCCTTACGTGCTGGTTCCGGGCCGCgggtatgtttgacacccctgtcatAGACAACCTTGGCTTGAAACCCGAATTTCCCGTCCCACCTAATTTGAAAACCGAACCTAAGTTTGATACCCCAACCCTGCCTTAAAAACAACATGGGCTACTTTTACCGCTTTAAATAAGTGTCTTTGTCattcacatcacaaaaaactGCCCCTGttgaaaagccaaagaaaaagcaaattctgtGTAAGTGCTCCCTCCTCCCCCAAATGATGACATCCAAATTCTAAACGCTGCAACCTGAGTTGTGTTCAAGGTCCCGTTACACATCTGGAAACCATCAGTTATCGATTCCATACTTTCCCTTTGATAGCTTTTCCATCTTGCAAGATGGCGGCCGTCTGAGTTGGATTCTCGTAAGGAGCGAACATCTGGAACGCTCGCTCAAATTGATGCAACTCCTCTCTCAACTGTCGTCACCCTGGGATCCGCATTTTTCTAGtatccccaaaataaaaaaaacatggttgaATCATCATCCTGGCACTTGAGCTCACacacagatccctctggtggcTTGCAGCAACACACTGTAATGAGGCTTTCTCCAGTGCCTTTAACGGTAAAAACCGTCAGTTCATTACAAtccttctttttacacttgcgtGACATTTTAAATGCTCAAATGCTACGTTACAAAATTGCCTGTAGCGTTAGTAGACCTTCACCCTGCGGCACAGATGATTTCTAtttccaatatttattttttgtaacacCTTCACACTCCAATTTCCTTTCAGTTTACCATAAAATTCTCCCTGCAAGTGTTCTCTTGTTTCCTTGATCCACATATCACCTGTTGGCTATTTGCCGGAAcgcataaaacacaaaatacatatattcaAAAGCCACGCTTGACAGTCTATTTGAAATGTTTGGACATGGTGTGCACTTGTGACTGTTGCCAACCTCCCATAAAGATGAAGCAAGcccttttttgtgtatgtagacATCTGATCTGCAAGGATTTGTTCAGCCTGAGCTCAACTTtgatggtttgtgtgtgtgtggcgcgggggggggggggggggggtcaaacacCTGTACAAATACACTGTGATGGTCAGAACCATGAGGCCACCCTGGGTTGCATGCATTTAAGAGGAACACAcactgggttttttttattttaaacaataaatgcAACTCTGCACACACAGGCTTATTTGTGCAGTCATGTACTTCGTAAATTGTTGCCATACTATATTATTCATATCACAGTCAAGGTTTTATGGACGAATTCGAGTGAAAAAGTTTTAACTCATGCGTTTCTTTTCAAATTCCCACGGGATCACAGAGAGCGTTTgtatttgtctctctctctattgGAGGAAATCTCTTGAAGACCCGCCCTTTTAGTGTTTTGACCAATGACAAGAAAAACCTGTAAGCCGGAAGTAACGCCTTCAAACTATAAAACGTGATACAAACATGTGCCTTTCACAATAAGTTCAGAGGACAAAATGTTCcatatgtgtatttatttaatccTTCATAAACAGTTAAAAACTTCAAATATGTATAGATAATTAATACTAATCAATAATTACACAATAGGACACAAACACTTGATATTAGTTTTGCGCGTTATACTTTTATTCTCTAGAAAGGGTTGTTTAATTTCCggtttatttgcagattttcccGTGCATCTTTCTCCGGTCTCCTGGTTGCTAGACGACCCGATGAGACACAAGTAACCTCTTGGTCGAGACAAGAACAAGTAGTCGTAGCTTGGAGACGCGATGTCACCAGCACACCGACAGCGCCCGGCCGGAGAACGCGGACGTATCGACGCCAAATGAGCGGGGACGGCCGGTCGGTCTgccagtgctaatgctaatgctaatcccGACGCTGCAGTCAGGAATGGCTAAACGTTAGCCATGGTACTGAACTGTTATGACAATAAATAAGAAAATGAAGACTACCAACGAAGGTACTGTCACCTTGTCTTTTCATATCATTTTTTGACTACATAATGTCGGAACTATCACCTGTATCCAACAAAAGGTAAGAAACAAATCACAGTGTGACGTCAGAAACAACCTAGTGACGCCATGTTTGCTCTTACCTTGTTTACACTAATCGGAGTGACGTCACATTACTTCCGGGTGAAAAAACTGACAAATAGTATTCTCAGTCAACAACCCTTTAGCGGGTCATTTTTCCTATGcggatttattgaaaaaaaaacctgaagaaATGGTTTGAATGATGATAATTCTGACTATCTTCTCGTTGATTGAAAATGTATGAAGCGTCAGTCGAAAAGATGTTACGTGAGGTGGATTGTTTAGTAGACAGAATGATGACAACTTTTTAACGggtaatgtgattaaaaaatagATACGAGACATAGCTAGCATGATCATTGACTTTTCTGTTGCCTGGATTAATgacagattttttattttaaagatgttgttacatacttggccagtaAAACTGATTGTTATTCTCATTGTGAAGAATACTTGTCTGCCGAGATATCGCCTTTTGCGGAGCATCAGCTTTCCCAGGCCCAAGTGAAGCaagtttttaattttggtcAACAGTAGTCAGTTGTGTCTATTTTTGACCAAATTCACTTGTTGAAAACGAAATTATAACCACCCCTTATGGCAATTTTTTGTCAACTGACGCTTCTGTAAGTGGTGGTAGAGAAAAAGATTacctgtaaaaagaaaaagactgccTGTACCATCATACCATCAAGAAATTCTGTCATTCAAgaaaatcatgattttttttccccagtcacgctggttcaatccctgccccgcctgtgtggagtttgcatgttctcctcctgcctgcgcggcttttctccgggcactccggtttcctcccacagcccgaaaacatgcaacattaattggacactctaaattgcccctaggtgtgattgtgagttctgctgtttgtctcaatgtgccctgcgattggttggaaacagttcaggatgtactccgccttctgcccgttgacagctgggataggctccagcactccccgcgaccctcgtgagaataggtggcaaagaaaatggatggatgggtgcatCATGTGTATAAAATGTTGTTCCAATGCCTTATTGTCACGCTGTGTGTCTCCTCAGTCCACTCATGTCTCCAGTCCACGTGAGCGCCGGCACAGGGTGAAATGTCCGCCTAATGCGTACCCTCGTCGGCCGCCAACATGTCAGCGGGGGCAAGCGACATCCCAACGGATGAAGACTGCGAGATGCTGGTGAGTTGGTCAAACAACAGCGATCTTATGTTACTGCATAGTGCTCCACTCAACCGCCTCACCTGTGTACTTGAAAGTGAACCCTGCCTATTTGGACTCTCACctacttacttttttttccatttacatgcatttcttttcttttctttgaaaatcATATTCATTGGTAGTTTGACTTattcattttgtcaaatgtaTGAGTTTTGCAAgagttttttgctttgtgttgtgagCAAAATTTAATTTGTGAGTGACAGTTTTCTTTGTCACCATGATTCCTATTTTTCCCTCTCTGACTGTGCCTTATGCAGTTTGGCAGTCTgtttgcagttaaaaaaaaacaaaacaaaacaaaaaaaaaaacaaatgtgtttccTTCAAGTTGTGTTTTTCAACCACTCGTTAAagtaaactaaaataaaacaaagacaattgcaCGTTGCATATTTCTGCAACCAAAGCACATCTTAAGAAAGTTTGCTAGCTTAATTTTAACATGTGAAActccatagatgggctaacggaGCGAGCATCCTAAACCTTTTCACTACTGATATTTGAACACGAACGGTGCAGCAAAGCATAGAAATAGACTATATTATGTACTGTCAGAATCACAGGCACATATTTGCTATGCGttgcaaaaaaatgactaatacTGCTGCAGCTTAGTTGCTATGGTCTTTCTGTTCCTTGATCCAGTCTTCATGTATTTTCTGTATGTAATATAAACTGTATATTGTGTAAATTTTGcaactttattttttgtggGTTATCTCCCTTTGTAATGTGTTGCTTGACCACTGAATATGCGTACAAAATAATGTTGCTACTAATGCTCTTCTCTTTGCAATTCAGCCCGACAATGGCTTCTCGTACTCGGGTGATTATTTGAAAAAGGTAAAGCAAAACCATTCACAATGTACTTCCTCTTTATATGCAAATGTATCATTTCAGTCATTCCTGTGTTGTTGGTTTCTCTCAGACACCAAAGAAATCAGGGAAGCCACCTCGTCCTCTCAGTGAGTCCTCTTACacttaaaaatttttttttcttttgggtttactCGAATGTCAACTGAAAATGTAGCGGATTTCCGCACTTTCCCACAACAGGGTCCCCGTACCTTTCCAGCCTGAACGTGAACCCCAGGAAAGCGGCGCTGTCGGCCTGGAAGCTGCCGAGGGCGTCCCTCTGCGACACTCCCAGCGGGGAGATGGGCTCGGCTCGGTTCACGTCCCTCAGCAACCATCACGGTAAATGTTGAAAACACCCGTGGAGCTCCCTCGGGGTGGGGGCTCgcaccctcttttttttatattgtttgtgTAGCCAGCCTCGATAATGTGTCaatagtctttttttaaactgtgcaaatttagggcatattcACAGTACTCCTATTTTAAACCCCTGTTAACCTTTGGAGGATTTATGGTAGTCTTTAATTTGCCCAGTTTTGGGGAGGATTTACGGTAGTCACATTTCAACCCGCACAACTTCCGGGAGATTTATTGTAGTTTTATAttaacagggatgagaataTTCCGCAGATTCgcggaattctgagttttttcagctgaaatggtcatttttgtgaaacgtgtaaatccgtt from Syngnathoides biaculeatus isolate LvHL_M chromosome 9, ASM1980259v1, whole genome shotgun sequence includes:
- the fscn1b gene encoding fascin, yielding MSSKWSGGSLLRVPLGLVNSEDKYLTAEAFGYKINASAVSLKKKQTWTLEQDGDDGSDCGAVFLRSHLGRYLAADRHGNVTADSEGRAGADCRFVLAAQPNGGWSLRSEPHGRYLGGTEDRVACHAQAVTPTEIWSVHLAVHPQVNLYSAARKRFVGLSGARGEVSADRDAPWGVDALITLVYRDRRYHLGTADNRFLRSDGGLAAAPGPDTGYVLEFRSGKVAFRDAAGRYLAPSGPAGTLKSGKVCRVGKDELFGLERSHAQVVLTAGNGRNVSTRQGMDLSANQDEEGDQEVFQLEMSPEDRKCSLKTSAGKCWTLTPAGGLQCAEADKSANTSFELEWRDGHVCVRAANGKYVTAKKNGQLAATVDNKGDAEQFFVKLINRPLIVLRSEHGFIGARKAGGATLDSNRASYDVFRLHFQDRAYALQDCEGKWWRAGEDATVSCSADGVGARFLFELCDVDKMAVRVVGGKYLRGDRAGGLKASADSVEGATLWEY